A single genomic interval of Desulfobaccales bacterium harbors:
- a CDS encoding CoB--CoM heterodisulfide reductase iron-sulfur subunit A family protein, which translates to MAVQHNRHYDALVLGGGIAGLEAALNLADQDFSVAVVEKDASIGGKMIRLSKVFPTLDCSSCITTPKMAAAAHHPNITIFTYCELQSLTRQGSDLTASIRQKPRFVDEVKCIGCRQCEYQCPMLVPDAEQGGFAARKAIYIPFSNAIPQKALIDPENCILCGRCEKICPTQAVNYIQVPEDFTLTAATAVIATGFELTPLSNKVQYGQGTIPNVITALQMERLLAPHGPYNRALRPSDGMEPDNVAFIQCAGSRDQSMGVPYCSRVCCMYAIKQAMLLSGSLPLADLTIYYMDIRAFGKGYEQFFQNAQAMGVNFVKGKVAYLDRGDNGNVLVRYESQEAEGGVQLTEHDLVVLSLGMLPGWSPESLCALATGSDKFIKTVKPKLAPTLTDLDGVFVAGAAAGPKDIVDSIVEAGAAAMEASRYLTARTAKAAS; encoded by the coding sequence ATGGCTGTTCAGCACAATAGGCATTACGACGCCCTGGTCCTGGGCGGGGGGATCGCCGGCTTAGAGGCCGCTCTCAATCTCGCCGACCAGGATTTCTCGGTGGCGGTGGTGGAAAAAGACGCCTCCATCGGGGGCAAGATGATCAGGCTCTCCAAGGTCTTTCCCACCCTGGATTGCTCCAGCTGCATCACCACCCCCAAGATGGCGGCTGCGGCCCACCACCCCAACATTACCATCTTCACTTACTGCGAGTTGCAATCCTTGACCCGGCAGGGGAGCGATTTAACGGCTTCGATCCGCCAAAAACCGCGCTTTGTGGACGAAGTGAAGTGTATCGGCTGCCGCCAGTGCGAGTATCAATGTCCTATGCTGGTGCCCGACGCCGAGCAAGGCGGATTTGCGGCCCGGAAGGCCATTTACATTCCCTTCTCCAACGCCATTCCCCAGAAGGCCCTGATCGATCCTGAGAATTGTATCCTGTGCGGCCGCTGCGAAAAGATTTGCCCCACCCAGGCCGTCAACTACATTCAGGTTCCCGAAGATTTTACCCTGACGGCCGCCACCGCGGTGATCGCCACCGGGTTCGAGTTAACCCCGCTTTCAAACAAGGTCCAGTACGGCCAGGGCACGATTCCCAATGTGATTACGGCCCTTCAGATGGAGCGGCTGCTGGCCCCCCACGGCCCTTACAACCGGGCGCTGCGGCCTTCCGACGGTATGGAACCGGATAACGTCGCCTTTATCCAGTGCGCCGGCTCCCGGGACCAGTCCATGGGGGTGCCTTATTGCTCCCGGGTCTGCTGCATGTACGCCATCAAGCAGGCCATGCTCCTGTCAGGCTCCTTGCCCCTGGCCGATCTCACCATTTATTACATGGATATCCGGGCCTTTGGCAAAGGCTACGAGCAGTTTTTCCAGAACGCCCAGGCCATGGGGGTCAATTTTGTCAAAGGCAAGGTGGCCTATCTGGACCGAGGCGATAACGGCAACGTTCTGGTCCGGTATGAATCCCAGGAAGCCGAAGGCGGGGTGCAATTGACTGAGCACGACCTGGTCGTGCTGTCCTTAGGGATGCTGCCGGGCTGGAGTCCCGAGAGCCTTTGCGCCCTGGCCACCGGGTCGGATAAGTTCATTAAAACCGTGAAGCCCAAGTTGGCCCCGACTTTGACCGATCTGGACGGCGTTTTTGTCGCGGGGGCCGCGGCCGGCCCCAAAGATATCGTGGACAGCATCGTGGAAGCGGGTGCTGCGGCCATGGAGGCGTCCCGGTATCTGACGGCCCGCACCGCCAAGGCTGCAAGTTGA